One Fontisphaera persica DNA window includes the following coding sequences:
- a CDS encoding 4Fe-4S dicluster domain-containing protein, whose translation MSALSKLKEAYLCLKAGRVTLPYPARPQPVPPRFRGRPIFDANRCIGCAGCANNCPAREILVFDVCQEIRILKYLGRRCTYCGRCADLCPEKAITMSKDFETATPSIADLQQTLELFMSTCQRCGRCFKEPTPLEQLKLKGYRFDDLAHDRWIFRSKAYLEKDQVAGDIDLELD comes from the coding sequence ATGAGTGCCTTGAGTAAACTAAAAGAAGCGTATCTCTGCCTGAAGGCCGGGCGCGTCACGCTCCCCTACCCTGCCCGGCCACAGCCCGTGCCACCGCGATTCAGGGGGCGGCCCATTTTCGACGCCAACCGCTGCATCGGCTGCGCGGGGTGCGCCAACAACTGTCCCGCGCGGGAAATCTTGGTGTTTGATGTATGCCAGGAGATTCGCATTCTCAAATACCTCGGACGCCGCTGCACCTATTGCGGGCGGTGTGCCGATTTATGCCCGGAAAAAGCCATCACCATGAGCAAGGATTTCGAGACGGCCACCCCCAGCATCGCGGACCTTCAACAAACGCTGGAATTGTTCATGAGCACCTGCCAGCGCTGCGGCCGTTGCTTCAAGGAGCCCACCCCCCTGGAGCAATTAAAACTCAAGGGTTACCGCTTTGATGACCTGGCCCATGACCGTTGGATATTCCGCTCCAAGGCCTACTTGGAAAAAGACCAGGTGGCCGGGGATATTGACCTTGAGCTGGATTAG
- a CDS encoding NADH-quinone oxidoreductase subunit C, whose translation MASRDILHQLKQRFGAALPRANVAGLDRLYVFVTPEALKDVCQFIFRDLDARYIISIGADDRPYSGKFLVAHNFAFDARHVLCSVLTEVNANGGRPQVPSITEVVPPANWAEREFRDLVGIEPVGHRYPKRLVLPDGWPEGVHPLRKDVPHDFCPPDYDENRDFQFEAPPEGCVVVPFGPFHPTLDEPTHFRLYVEGETVRGCEYRGFMAHRGIEKLAETVLGYNDIPMMAERICGICGCVHNVAYAQAVENAAAIVVPPRAEYIRTIMLELERLHSHLLWVGLACHIVGFDTLFMQAFRIREPVMWMAEQISGNRKTYSLCVIGGVRWEITPELRTGLRQVLDKLEAEWQAVVAAVSRDRNLQRRTRGVGIATPELVKNAALIGPVARAAGVAMDCRRDHPYAAYDRVEFEVIVEHGGDVWSRVVVRMKEVFESIKIIRQCLDKMEPGPLQAEIKDELPPGRFGMSSVEAPRGESHHFVITGENNRPRRWRVRAPTYQNLQGIPAMIKDQQLADMTISLGSIDPCFSCTDRLEVVDIRNQQTHVWSQEELVRLARRKT comes from the coding sequence ATGGCATCACGCGACATTCTTCACCAGTTGAAACAGCGCTTCGGCGCCGCTCTCCCGCGCGCCAATGTGGCGGGGTTAGACCGCTTGTATGTGTTCGTGACGCCGGAAGCGCTCAAGGACGTCTGCCAATTCATCTTTCGTGACCTCGATGCCCGTTACATCATCAGCATTGGGGCGGATGACCGGCCCTATTCCGGCAAGTTTTTGGTGGCGCACAATTTTGCCTTCGATGCCCGGCATGTGCTGTGCAGTGTGTTGACCGAAGTGAACGCCAACGGTGGCCGGCCCCAGGTGCCCAGCATTACCGAAGTGGTGCCGCCCGCCAACTGGGCCGAACGCGAATTCCGTGATTTGGTGGGCATTGAACCGGTGGGACACCGCTACCCCAAACGGCTGGTGCTGCCGGACGGCTGGCCCGAGGGGGTGCATCCGCTGCGCAAGGATGTGCCGCACGATTTCTGCCCGCCGGATTACGACGAGAATCGCGACTTTCAATTTGAGGCACCGCCGGAAGGCTGCGTGGTGGTGCCCTTTGGGCCTTTCCATCCCACGCTGGATGAGCCCACGCATTTCCGCTTGTACGTGGAGGGGGAAACAGTGCGCGGTTGTGAGTATCGCGGTTTCATGGCGCATCGGGGCATTGAAAAACTGGCGGAAACCGTCCTGGGCTACAATGACATCCCGATGATGGCCGAGCGCATCTGCGGGATTTGCGGCTGCGTGCACAACGTGGCTTACGCGCAGGCGGTGGAAAACGCGGCAGCCATTGTGGTGCCTCCCCGGGCGGAATACATCCGCACCATCATGCTGGAGCTGGAGCGCCTGCACAGCCATCTGCTCTGGGTGGGGCTGGCCTGTCATATTGTGGGATTCGACACCCTGTTCATGCAGGCCTTTCGCATCCGCGAGCCGGTCATGTGGATGGCCGAGCAAATCAGCGGCAACCGCAAAACTTATTCCCTCTGCGTCATCGGCGGCGTGCGCTGGGAAATCACCCCTGAACTGAGGACGGGCCTGCGCCAGGTGCTCGACAAGCTGGAAGCCGAATGGCAGGCGGTGGTGGCGGCGGTCAGTCGCGACCGCAATTTACAACGCCGCACCCGCGGTGTGGGCATTGCCACGCCCGAACTGGTGAAAAATGCGGCCCTCATCGGGCCCGTGGCGCGGGCCGCCGGCGTGGCCATGGATTGTCGGCGGGACCATCCCTATGCGGCTTATGACCGGGTGGAGTTTGAAGTGATTGTCGAGCATGGCGGCGATGTCTGGTCTCGCGTGGTGGTGCGGATGAAGGAGGTTTTTGAATCCATCAAAATCATTCGCCAATGCCTCGACAAAATGGAGCCGGGCCCCCTCCAGGCTGAGATCAAAGATGAGCTGCCGCCGGGACGCTTCGGCATGTCCTCCGTGGAGGCGCCGCGCGGGGAGTCCCACCATTTTGTCATCACCGGCGAAAACAACCGGCCCCGCCGCTGGCGCGTGCGCGCGCCGACGTATCAAAACCTGCAGGGCATTCCGGCCATGATTAAAGACCAGCAACTGGCGGACATGACCATTTCGCTGGGCAGCATTGACCCGTGTTTCTCCTGCACGGACCGGCTGGAAGTGGTGGACATCCGGAATCAACAAACCCACGTCTGGTCCCAGGAGGAGCTGGTGCGCCTGGCGCGGCGCAAAACCTGA
- a CDS encoding complex I subunit 5 family protein, with product MFTAPHAVIYALAGLGLGALICWLLQSRRAAAGWVAWFTTGAASVLMFYAAFKVLWASETPDHAVTYLAFYSHGFALRIYVDGLSAIFLLLIATIAPAAAFYSMAYLRHYPHHNVGRYYPNFLLFLAGMTGLVTTTDAMFFFFIFWQLMTWTSWALIRFEREKESCLQAARKYMWLMQAACFITMLGAGLVASGGTQVHGETLARYDFDAISHRLPEMLAAHPGRVGMALALFLIGFGIKAGMWPFGRIWLPDAHSSAPSPVSAMLSGVMIKTGVYGLLRYFLWLLPPGVIKGAKPFPLSSWGWILTLLGTATLTIGTAQALRQTQTKRLLAYSSIGQVGYILLGLGTCVLLLPTPLAGVAALALYGCLFHLLNHGVFKSLLFLNAGTLLTTTGTQDLNRLGGLLRPMPWTALCALVGVISIVGAPLTSGFASKWGLYSAAIQGGSQSWLLPVCALLAIFTSGLTLAVFIRFYGAAFLSRTSVLVKEKLAVSSSLEPGPLQLAPKLWLAAWCIVLGLMPYLGFRAIELGLQQSRQGLGIILAETTPLGGSLAGGMMAGDAQAVWTPLALAGTLALMLLLARGLGKLGQAARRQAAPWLCGYSVSHEANRYQARHFFQPLGRWLRPAENRSTPDISTAPKNT from the coding sequence ATGTTTACGGCTCCTCATGCGGTCATCTACGCCCTGGCAGGCCTTGGCCTGGGGGCCCTGATTTGTTGGCTGCTGCAGTCACGCCGGGCAGCGGCGGGTTGGGTGGCATGGTTCACCACGGGAGCCGCCTCGGTGTTGATGTTTTATGCCGCGTTCAAGGTTTTGTGGGCTTCGGAGACTCCCGACCACGCGGTAACCTATCTGGCGTTTTATTCCCACGGTTTTGCCTTGCGCATTTATGTGGATGGCCTGAGCGCAATTTTCCTGTTACTCATCGCCACGATAGCCCCGGCGGCGGCGTTTTATTCCATGGCCTATTTACGGCATTATCCGCACCATAACGTGGGGCGTTACTATCCCAACTTCCTGCTCTTTCTCGCGGGCATGACGGGCCTGGTCACCACCACCGATGCGATGTTCTTTTTCTTCATCTTCTGGCAGCTCATGACCTGGACCTCCTGGGCATTAATCCGATTTGAGCGGGAGAAGGAATCCTGTCTGCAAGCCGCCCGCAAATACATGTGGCTCATGCAGGCTGCCTGTTTCATCACGATGCTGGGGGCCGGCCTGGTGGCTTCGGGCGGCACCCAGGTCCATGGGGAAACCCTGGCACGCTATGATTTCGATGCCATCAGCCATCGTCTGCCGGAAATGCTGGCCGCCCACCCCGGGCGGGTGGGCATGGCGTTGGCGTTGTTTCTCATCGGTTTTGGCATCAAGGCCGGCATGTGGCCTTTCGGGAGGATTTGGTTGCCGGATGCCCACTCGTCCGCTCCCTCGCCCGTGAGCGCCATGCTTTCCGGCGTGATGATTAAAACGGGGGTGTATGGTTTGTTGCGCTATTTTCTGTGGCTTCTGCCGCCCGGTGTCATCAAGGGCGCCAAACCTTTCCCACTCTCGTCGTGGGGCTGGATATTGACGCTGCTGGGCACGGCGACCTTGACGATTGGCACCGCACAGGCGCTGCGCCAAACCCAAACCAAACGTCTGCTGGCCTACAGCAGCATCGGGCAGGTGGGCTATATATTGCTGGGGTTGGGCACGTGTGTTTTGTTGCTCCCCACGCCGCTGGCCGGAGTGGCCGCGCTGGCCTTGTACGGCTGCCTGTTTCACCTGCTCAATCATGGAGTTTTCAAGAGCCTGCTCTTCTTGAACGCCGGCACCCTGCTGACGACGACCGGCACCCAGGATTTGAATCGCCTCGGCGGCCTGTTGCGGCCGATGCCCTGGACGGCCTTGTGCGCGCTAGTGGGGGTCATCTCGATTGTGGGTGCCCCGCTGACCAGTGGCTTTGCCAGCAAATGGGGACTGTATAGCGCGGCCATCCAAGGCGGCTCCCAATCGTGGTTGCTGCCGGTCTGTGCCCTGCTGGCGATATTCACCAGCGGTTTGACGCTGGCGGTGTTCATCCGCTTTTACGGGGCGGCTTTTCTCTCGCGCACCAGTGTTCTGGTGAAAGAGAAACTGGCCGTGTCATCTTCCCTGGAGCCCGGGCCGCTGCAACTGGCGCCCAAGCTTTGGCTGGCTGCGTGGTGCATTGTGCTGGGTTTGATGCCCTACCTGGGCTTTCGCGCCATCGAACTGGGGCTGCAACAAAGCCGCCAGGGGCTGGGGATTATCCTGGCCGAGACTACCCCTCTAGGAGGAAGCCTGGCAGGAGGCATGATGGCCGGGGATGCCCAAGCCGTATGGACGCCTCTGGCTTTGGCGGGCACGCTGGCTTTGATGCTGCTGTTGGCACGCGGACTGGGCAAACTGGGCCAGGCCGCGCGCCGACAGGCGGCGCCCTGGTTGTGCGGTTATTCCGTTTCGCACGAGGCCAACCGCTACCAGGCTAGGCATTTCTTTCAACCGCTGGGGCGCTGGCTGCGCCCGGCGGAAAATCGTTCCACTCCCGACATTTCTACGGCGCCCAAAAACACCTGA
- a CDS encoding Ig-like domain-containing protein codes for MCEQKNASLKCWQRPWAFMGLLWMALVGSAAAGVLLNAEFSVTNAQSPLYGWTAPFSVTITNNRAVLAEDGIHLPVRLQQPFDLAPGVTQLRLTFESWQLATNAAGQPPDTFQVSLLRTNLEPLVAPTGQAESAAFFSVQQNGQVFFGPGVSVPGAATSGVVWTPQFPLTISVNITNITSSTPAVLIFDLVGFERAASRVVLQRVRLVGWEPLGGPDAATLAQDTSATLNLLTNDLSRTGRPLVPASWRLETPPAQGTLQYNSQTGMAIYQPAAGYVGSDVFAYSIADEAGHRSDPVPVTLTITPVSQDPKDAWRRQYFAPSDLANPAKEATLWGDQADPDGDGRNNLQEYVAGTLPTNAASKLEFIIERHQNGTRLRLTPRADGRMYTVMAATRPQGPYTPLVNPQVQTNGNQLLITDPAGGAGPRFYRLQLMLWPSPEMLAWRQQYFTAADLANPAKEATVWGDQADPDGDGRNNLQEYVAGTVPTNAASCLQFSIERGTTEVRLRVTPRREGRTYVALVSSSPLGPFVPLTNAVIQFGVNDLIITDPTPGRGPRYYQVQVFLSPPAGLSAWRQQYFSAADLASPAKEGTVWGDQADPDGDGRSNLQEYVAGTVPTNAASRLVFSVERGIGAVRFRITPRVEGRIYTVLVSSNLSGPYTPLTNPQTQMIGNDLILTDPAPLTGGTRFYRLSITLP; via the coding sequence TTGTGCGAGCAAAAAAATGCCAGTCTGAAATGCTGGCAGCGGCCATGGGCATTCATGGGACTGTTATGGATGGCCCTGGTCGGCTCTGCGGCGGCAGGGGTGTTGTTGAACGCCGAGTTTTCCGTAACCAATGCCCAGAGTCCCCTCTATGGATGGACGGCTCCCTTCAGTGTGACCATCACCAATAACCGGGCGGTCCTGGCGGAAGATGGTATTCATCTGCCAGTGCGCTTGCAGCAGCCGTTTGACCTGGCTCCCGGTGTCACCCAGCTTCGCCTCACGTTTGAGAGCTGGCAATTGGCCACCAATGCTGCCGGACAGCCACCGGACACTTTTCAAGTTTCTCTGCTCCGCACCAATCTGGAGCCGTTGGTGGCGCCCACCGGCCAGGCGGAGTCCGCGGCGTTCTTCAGTGTCCAGCAAAATGGCCAGGTTTTTTTTGGTCCCGGCGTGAGTGTTCCCGGCGCCGCCACCAGTGGCGTGGTCTGGACACCCCAGTTTCCCCTGACCATCAGTGTCAACATCACCAACATCACCTCGTCCACGCCTGCCGTGTTAATCTTTGATCTGGTGGGCTTTGAACGCGCCGCCAGCCGCGTGGTGCTGCAACGAGTGCGATTGGTGGGTTGGGAGCCGTTGGGCGGGCCGGATGCCGCCACCTTGGCGCAGGACACTTCGGCCACATTAAACCTTTTGACCAATGACCTTTCGCGCACGGGGCGGCCATTGGTCCCGGCTTCGTGGCGATTGGAAACGCCGCCTGCCCAGGGCACCTTGCAATACAACTCCCAGACTGGGATGGCCATTTATCAGCCGGCCGCAGGGTATGTCGGCAGCGATGTCTTTGCTTATTCCATCGCCGATGAAGCCGGGCATCGCTCCGACCCCGTGCCGGTCACTTTGACCATCACCCCGGTTTCCCAAGACCCCAAGGATGCCTGGCGCCGGCAATACTTCGCGCCGTCAGACCTGGCCAACCCCGCCAAGGAGGCCACCTTATGGGGCGATCAAGCTGACCCCGACGGCGATGGGAGAAATAATTTGCAGGAATACGTCGCCGGCACCCTGCCCACCAATGCAGCCTCGAAGCTGGAATTTATCATCGAGCGCCATCAGAATGGCACGCGGTTGCGCCTCACCCCTCGTGCCGACGGGCGCATGTACACCGTAATGGCAGCCACCCGACCGCAAGGGCCTTACACCCCCCTGGTCAATCCTCAGGTGCAAACCAACGGCAATCAGTTGCTCATCACTGACCCTGCCGGGGGCGCCGGGCCGAGATTTTACCGCCTCCAGCTCATGCTTTGGCCCTCGCCGGAAATGCTGGCCTGGCGGCAGCAATATTTCACGGCGGCAGATTTGGCCAACCCTGCCAAAGAAGCCACGGTATGGGGCGACCAAGCCGACCCCGACGGCGATGGCCGCAATAACTTGCAGGAATACGTCGCTGGTACGGTGCCCACCAATGCCGCCTCCTGTTTGCAATTCAGCATTGAACGCGGAACCACCGAGGTGCGGTTGCGGGTGACGCCTCGCAGGGAGGGCCGCACTTACGTGGCGCTGGTCAGCAGCAGCCCCTTGGGGCCATTCGTTCCCCTGACCAACGCTGTAATACAGTTCGGCGTCAACGACCTGATCATCACCGATCCCACTCCCGGCCGCGGCCCGCGTTACTATCAAGTCCAAGTTTTCCTCTCGCCTCCTGCCGGTCTCAGCGCCTGGAGGCAGCAATACTTCTCCGCCGCGGACCTGGCCAGCCCTGCCAAAGAAGGCACGGTATGGGGAGACCAGGCCGACCCGGACGGCGATGGCCGCAGCAACTTGCAAGAGTATGTGGCAGGCACCGTGCCCACCAACGCGGCCTCGCGGTTGGTTTTTAGCGTGGAGCGCGGCATCGGAGCAGTGCGTTTCCGCATTACGCCGCGGGTGGAAGGACGCATCTATACTGTGCTCGTCAGCAGCAATTTATCAGGGCCTTACACTCCGCTGACCAACCCGCAAACCCAAATGATTGGGAATGACCTCATTCTTACGGACCCGGCCCCTTTGACTGGCGGCACCCGGTTTTACCGGCTGTCAATTACCTTGCCGTAG
- a CDS encoding respiratory chain complex I subunit 1 family protein, giving the protein MSVMTFLKIFAGGLANVLAVLLLAPLFEGILRKVTAVIQSRQGPPLWQPYFDLLKLLGKEDIESGESPWMQRLAAYLSLGAVLTVAWMVPMGYAPPLSPAGDAILLIYLLGLCAISTLLAGLAAGSTYSLLGISREMMTVITLEPLFAVALVIGAVHTGTLRLEAVLSGSVYAAAGFPWSGILMLGIMLLSFQAFVQRVPFDISEAETEIMEGPLVEYSGPKLALFKYAQMAKLVLYGALFVALFVPWGAGLPWYCSVPLFWLKVGVLVLLVTLVAATHARYRIDQALRYYVILLGVALVALVLASNGY; this is encoded by the coding sequence ATGAGCGTAATGACCTTTCTCAAAATATTCGCCGGCGGCCTGGCCAATGTGCTGGCGGTGCTGCTCCTGGCGCCATTGTTTGAGGGCATCCTGCGCAAGGTGACGGCCGTCATTCAATCCCGCCAGGGGCCGCCCTTGTGGCAGCCTTATTTCGACTTGCTCAAGCTGCTGGGCAAGGAAGACATTGAATCGGGCGAGTCCCCTTGGATGCAGCGCCTGGCGGCTTATCTATCGCTGGGAGCGGTGCTCACCGTGGCCTGGATGGTGCCAATGGGTTACGCGCCGCCATTAAGCCCGGCGGGCGATGCGATTTTGTTGATTTACCTGCTGGGGCTTTGCGCGATTTCTACACTGCTCGCCGGTCTGGCCGCAGGGAGCACGTATTCGCTGTTGGGCATCAGCCGTGAAATGATGACGGTCATCACGCTGGAGCCGCTGTTTGCCGTGGCTCTGGTGATTGGGGCCGTGCACACCGGCACGTTGCGGCTCGAGGCCGTGCTGTCGGGTTCGGTTTATGCCGCCGCCGGGTTTCCGTGGAGCGGCATTCTCATGCTCGGCATCATGCTGCTATCATTCCAGGCTTTTGTGCAGCGTGTGCCGTTTGACATTTCCGAGGCGGAGACCGAAATCATGGAAGGGCCGCTGGTGGAATATTCCGGCCCGAAGCTGGCGTTGTTCAAGTACGCCCAGATGGCCAAGCTGGTGTTGTACGGCGCCTTGTTTGTAGCATTGTTTGTGCCGTGGGGCGCGGGCTTGCCGTGGTACTGCAGCGTGCCCCTGTTCTGGCTGAAAGTGGGGGTTCTGGTGTTGTTGGTCACCCTGGTGGCGGCCACCCATGCCCGTTACCGGATAGACCAGGCCCTGCGTTATTACGTCATCCTTTTGGGAGTGGCCCTGGTGGCCCTGGTTTTGGCGTCCAATGGTTATTAA
- a CDS encoding NADH-quinone oxidoreductase subunit B family protein, translated as MLKELCQKMFGRSLWVYHANSGGCNGCDIEVLNALTPYYDAERFGIKLVGSPRHADVMLCQGPAMRSTARALKRAYDAMPAPKLVFAIGSCACGGGIWHDAYNVLGPVEKIVPVQYYIPGCPPRPEAIIFGVAVALGLVDKKTAPVKFKQAEFPIPRYHPEDLRREGDMVVYEKLEKV; from the coding sequence ATGCTGAAAGAATTGTGCCAAAAGATGTTCGGGCGGTCGCTGTGGGTGTACCACGCCAACAGCGGCGGCTGCAATGGCTGTGACATTGAGGTGCTCAACGCCCTGACGCCGTATTACGACGCCGAACGCTTCGGCATCAAGCTGGTCGGCTCGCCACGCCATGCCGATGTCATGCTCTGCCAGGGACCGGCCATGCGCAGCACTGCCCGGGCCTTGAAGCGCGCCTATGATGCCATGCCGGCGCCCAAGCTGGTGTTTGCCATTGGCTCCTGCGCCTGCGGTGGGGGCATCTGGCACGATGCCTATAACGTGCTTGGGCCGGTGGAAAAAATCGTGCCCGTGCAGTACTACATCCCCGGCTGTCCACCCCGCCCGGAAGCCATCATCTTTGGGGTGGCCGTGGCGCTGGGGCTGGTGGATAAAAAGACAGCGCCCGTGAAATTCAAGCAGGCCGAGTTTCCCATCCCCCGCTATCACCCTGAAGACTTGCGCCGCGAGGGTGACATGGTGGTGTATGAGAAACTGGAAAAGGTTTGA
- a CDS encoding complex I subunit 5 family protein, translating into MTITPEYAVLAALIACALGAALALFTGRWPRVAGGVAMVAVVLTAAAILWGSALVLSEGPYRVLTLPLWKYFALRIYVDGLSAIFLLLIAVIAVPAALFSLPYMRHYAEYNAGHYYANLLMFLAGMIGLVTTTDAMFFFFIFWQVMTLTSYSLVRFEHKKPENCRAARRYLWMMQIACALTMIGAELLAGGAVITGASPLDRYDFEALHAQFPLLLTDKPWMVSASLALFLAGFGIKAGMWPFGQFWLPDAHPAAPSPVSALLSGVMIKTGVYGLMRYFLWLAPLEARNLSPLAGWGMALAWLGALTLLTGTLQALKQEQTKRLLAFHSIGQVGYILLALGAAMAFLSAQDPAADALAALAFVGALFHTVNHGLFKSLLFLNAGSLLAATGTQDLNRMGGLLRLMPVTAITALVASLSISGVPLFNGFASKWSIYTATIEGGAYVNYLPLLGVLAILTSALTLASFVKFFGSAFLGRRSEWIAAQLPAGQHFGHHALMRVPMVFLAFLCLLLGLVPALAVQLFQAALHASQQGLGEIFAHATPLQSSEWAGVDILMGEGRFAPLALAVVLAVMVGLAWGLSRLGQATRRADAPWLCGYVRETEDARFSAHHYYSEVKKHFRWLGGHPGNPPAKPEKSE; encoded by the coding sequence ATGACGATTACCCCTGAATACGCCGTATTGGCCGCGCTGATTGCTTGCGCGCTCGGCGCTGCCCTGGCTTTGTTCACCGGCCGGTGGCCGCGTGTGGCGGGCGGGGTGGCGATGGTGGCGGTGGTGCTGACGGCGGCGGCCATTCTTTGGGGCAGCGCCCTCGTCCTCTCCGAAGGACCCTATCGCGTGCTTACGCTGCCGCTTTGGAAATACTTTGCACTGCGCATTTATGTGGATGGCCTGAGCGCCATATTTCTCTTGCTCATCGCCGTGATTGCCGTGCCGGCCGCGCTTTTCTCGCTGCCGTATATGCGGCACTACGCTGAATACAACGCCGGCCATTATTATGCGAATTTGCTCATGTTTCTGGCGGGGATGATCGGTTTGGTGACCACCACAGACGCCATGTTTTTCTTTTTCATCTTCTGGCAGGTGATGACGCTGACCTCCTATTCACTGGTGCGTTTTGAGCACAAGAAACCGGAGAATTGCCGGGCCGCCCGCCGGTATTTATGGATGATGCAAATCGCCTGTGCTCTCACGATGATTGGGGCTGAACTATTGGCCGGAGGAGCGGTAATTACAGGGGCCAGCCCGTTGGATCGTTATGATTTCGAGGCGCTCCATGCGCAATTTCCGTTGTTGTTGACGGACAAGCCGTGGATGGTGTCCGCCTCGCTGGCCTTGTTTCTGGCGGGCTTCGGCATCAAGGCCGGCATGTGGCCGTTTGGCCAGTTCTGGCTGCCCGACGCGCATCCTGCTGCTCCGTCTCCGGTCAGCGCCCTGCTTTCTGGCGTCATGATTAAGACCGGTGTGTATGGACTGATGCGTTATTTCCTCTGGCTGGCGCCGTTGGAGGCGCGCAACCTCTCTCCCCTTGCCGGGTGGGGCATGGCGCTGGCGTGGCTGGGGGCCTTGACTCTGCTCACCGGCACGCTGCAAGCGCTCAAACAAGAACAAACCAAACGGCTGCTGGCCTTTCACAGCATTGGCCAGGTGGGCTACATCCTTCTGGCGCTGGGGGCCGCCATGGCCTTTTTGAGCGCCCAGGACCCGGCGGCGGATGCGCTGGCAGCGCTGGCTTTTGTTGGCGCGCTGTTTCACACGGTTAATCACGGTCTCTTCAAAAGCTTGTTGTTTCTCAATGCCGGTTCCCTGTTGGCCGCCACTGGCACCCAAGACCTCAATCGCATGGGCGGCTTGTTGCGCCTGATGCCGGTGACCGCCATCACGGCGCTGGTGGCCTCACTCAGCATTTCGGGGGTGCCATTGTTCAACGGTTTTGCCAGCAAATGGAGCATTTACACCGCTACAATTGAAGGGGGAGCTTATGTCAATTACCTGCCGTTGCTGGGAGTTCTGGCCATCCTGACCAGCGCGCTGACGCTGGCCTCCTTTGTCAAATTTTTCGGCAGCGCCTTTCTGGGCCGCCGTAGCGAGTGGATTGCGGCACAACTGCCGGCCGGCCAGCACTTTGGCCATCATGCTCTGATGCGTGTGCCGATGGTGTTCCTCGCCTTTTTATGCTTGTTGCTGGGGCTGGTGCCCGCGCTGGCCGTGCAATTATTCCAAGCGGCTCTCCATGCCAGCCAGCAAGGACTGGGCGAAATCTTTGCTCATGCCACCCCACTGCAATCGAGCGAGTGGGCAGGAGTGGATATTTTAATGGGCGAAGGCCGGTTTGCCCCGCTGGCCTTGGCGGTGGTTTTGGCCGTCATGGTCGGCCTGGCCTGGGGGTTGTCCCGGCTGGGACAGGCAACTCGCCGGGCAGATGCCCCCTGGTTGTGCGGTTATGTGCGCGAAACGGAGGATGCCCGTTTCAGCGCGCATCATTATTACAGCGAAGTGAAAAAACATTTTCGCTGGTTGGGCGGGCATCCCGGCAACCCACCAGCCAAACCGGAAAAGTCTGAATAA